In Gopherus flavomarginatus isolate rGopFla2 chromosome 1, rGopFla2.mat.asm, whole genome shotgun sequence, a single genomic region encodes these proteins:
- the C1H3orf38 gene encoding uncharacterized protein C3orf38 homolog isoform X2, producing MGLSERERAECRALLELMATDELMTLTDTITNRLVLPQSRQEAIHAILVYSQSVEELLKRRKVCREIIFKYLAKEGVVVPPCSEKHQLIHHAKQYWSGQLTDHVAETEYINPNKQSYQQRQKRQEENDWNRLGIEFCQWFFELLNSQHPLGRQSKEQWGPQHFWEDVKLKFYYNTLEKNMEEYVGAELVSLRLLSLVKEEYLLLNPNLGAGGLKCVISPHGLVVVAVAGTVHRGNICLGIFEQIFGLIRCPVSENTWKIKLVNLKIVGENALEPGTQMQKPSIKYELNELQELYDGKELSLVEPRILSNVRTELGE from the exons ATGGGGCTCAGCGAGCGGGAGCGGGCCGAGTGCCGGGCCCTGCTGGAGCTGATGGCGACGGACGAGCTGATGACGCTGACGGACACGATCACCAACCGCCTGGTGCTGCCGCAGAGCCGACAAG aaGCCATTCATGCAATTTTAGTTTACAGTCAAAGTGTAGAAGAACTCTTGAAACGAAGAAAAGTCTGTcgagaaataatttttaaatacttgGCAAAAGAAGGAGTTGTGGTGCCACCTTGTTCTGAAAAACACCAGCTCATTCATCATGCAAAGCAATACTGGAGTGGGCAGCTGACAGATCATGTTGCAGAGACAGAGTATATTAATCCGAATAAACAG AGCTATCAACAGAGACAAAAACGACAGGAAGAGAATGATTGGAACAGACTAGGAATAGAATTCTGTCAGTGGTTCTTTGAACTTCTCAACTCTCAGCATCCTTTGGGGAGACAATCCAAAGAACAGTGGGGACCACAGCATTTCTGGGAGGATGTCAAACTGAAATTTTATTACAACACGTTAGAAAAAAACATGGAAGAATACGTTGGTGCAGAATTGGTGAGCCTCCGTTTACTCTCATTGGTGAAAGAGGAGTATCTCTTACTGAACCCCAACTTGGGTGCTGGTGGACTGAAGTGTGTAATTTCTCCACATGGGTTAGTAGTGGTGGCGGTAGCTGGCACAGTACATAGAGGCAACATTTGCTTGGGCATCTTTGAACAAATCTTTGGACTCATCCGCTGTCCAGTTAGCGAAAATACCTGGAAAATAAAATTAGTGAACCTTAAAATAGTTGGAGAAAATGCTCTGGAGCCTGGGACACAAATGCAAAAGCCTTCCATAAAATATGAATTGAATGAACTGCAAGAGCTATATGATGGGAAAGAACTGAGCTTGGTTGAACCTCGAATTCTGAGCAATGTGCGTACAGAATTGGGGGAATAA
- the C1H3orf38 gene encoding uncharacterized protein C3orf38 homolog isoform X1 translates to MPRAFGFWPRPVTGSCRCSVSLRPSPVCAPGSGGWSGARAPRRGRNTKAIHAILVYSQSVEELLKRRKVCREIIFKYLAKEGVVVPPCSEKHQLIHHAKQYWSGQLTDHVAETEYINPNKQSYQQRQKRQEENDWNRLGIEFCQWFFELLNSQHPLGRQSKEQWGPQHFWEDVKLKFYYNTLEKNMEEYVGAELVSLRLLSLVKEEYLLLNPNLGAGGLKCVISPHGLVVVAVAGTVHRGNICLGIFEQIFGLIRCPVSENTWKIKLVNLKIVGENALEPGTQMQKPSIKYELNELQELYDGKELSLVEPRILSNVRTELGE, encoded by the exons ATGCCGCGGGCGTTTGGCTTCTGGCCCCGCCCTGTCACGGGCTCCTGCCGCTGCTCAGTCTCGCTCCGCCCATCTCCTGTGTGCGCGCCGGGCAGCGGGGGCTGGTCCGGGGCCCGGGCTCCTAGGCGCGGCCGCAATACAA aaGCCATTCATGCAATTTTAGTTTACAGTCAAAGTGTAGAAGAACTCTTGAAACGAAGAAAAGTCTGTcgagaaataatttttaaatacttgGCAAAAGAAGGAGTTGTGGTGCCACCTTGTTCTGAAAAACACCAGCTCATTCATCATGCAAAGCAATACTGGAGTGGGCAGCTGACAGATCATGTTGCAGAGACAGAGTATATTAATCCGAATAAACAG AGCTATCAACAGAGACAAAAACGACAGGAAGAGAATGATTGGAACAGACTAGGAATAGAATTCTGTCAGTGGTTCTTTGAACTTCTCAACTCTCAGCATCCTTTGGGGAGACAATCCAAAGAACAGTGGGGACCACAGCATTTCTGGGAGGATGTCAAACTGAAATTTTATTACAACACGTTAGAAAAAAACATGGAAGAATACGTTGGTGCAGAATTGGTGAGCCTCCGTTTACTCTCATTGGTGAAAGAGGAGTATCTCTTACTGAACCCCAACTTGGGTGCTGGTGGACTGAAGTGTGTAATTTCTCCACATGGGTTAGTAGTGGTGGCGGTAGCTGGCACAGTACATAGAGGCAACATTTGCTTGGGCATCTTTGAACAAATCTTTGGACTCATCCGCTGTCCAGTTAGCGAAAATACCTGGAAAATAAAATTAGTGAACCTTAAAATAGTTGGAGAAAATGCTCTGGAGCCTGGGACACAAATGCAAAAGCCTTCCATAAAATATGAATTGAATGAACTGCAAGAGCTATATGATGGGAAAGAACTGAGCTTGGTTGAACCTCGAATTCTGAGCAATGTGCGTACAGAATTGGGGGAATAA